In a genomic window of Jaculus jaculus isolate mJacJac1 chromosome 8, mJacJac1.mat.Y.cur, whole genome shotgun sequence:
- the LOC123462891 gene encoding chromosome transmission fidelity protein 8 homolog, which produces MELQGAIEARHSTGLAGNLLQGAIEARHSTGLAGNLLQGAIEARHSTGLAGNLLQGAIEARHSTGLAGNLLQGAIEARHSTGLAGNLLGDLHDTTEGLPVLIAGHHILYGKIIRLEKPLAVLVKQAPGEQDCDELGHETGTQYLVTALIKNEILFKTRPKPMITNVPKK; this is translated from the coding sequence ATGGAGCTACAGGGGGCGATCGAGGCTCGCCACAGCACCGGATTAGCTGGAAACCTCCTACAGGGGGCGATCGAGGCTCGCCACAGCACCGGATTAGCTGGAAACCTCCTACAGGGGGCGATCGAGGCTCGCCACAGCACCGGATTAGCTGGAAACCTCCTACAGGGGGCGATCGAGGCTCGCCACAGCACCGGATTAGCTGGAAACCTCCTACAGGGGGCGATCGAGGCTCGCCACAGCACCGGATTAGCTGGAAACCTCCTGGGAGACCTGCATGACACCACTGAGGGACTCCCTGTGCTGATCGCGGGCCATCATATCCTGTATGGGAAAATCATCCGCCTGGAGAAACCTTTGGCCGTCCTAGTCAAGCAAGCTCCGGGGGAGCAGGACTGTGATGAGCTTGGCCACGAGACTGGCACCCAGTACCTGGTGACAGCACTCATCAAAAACGAGATCCTTTTCAAAACCCGCCCTAAGCCCATGATCACCAACGTCCCCAAGAAA